A genomic region of Papaver somniferum cultivar HN1 chromosome 7, ASM357369v1, whole genome shotgun sequence contains the following coding sequences:
- the LOC113293511 gene encoding uncharacterized protein LOC113293511, with protein MSKAHLNFLLLGFFLILGFSEISCIPEDTRIGRKKIPVRNDCTPENGCDRTCREHNLQGPSECIVTISGLSQYTSYECECCKCVATKFVNVHICNPQICVERCVLEAGVNGPSECRDVYVGSRTYIHECYCCDDKAKLTAGNNVAVA; from the exons ATGTCTAAAGCTCATTTAAATTTTCTCTTGTTGGGATTTTTCTTAATTTTGGGTTTTTCGGAAATAAG CTGCATCCCAGAGGACACCCGTATTGGGAGGAAAAAAATACCGGTAAGGAACGATTGTACTCCTGAAAATGGTTGTGATCGAACGTGTAGGGAACACAATCTTCAAGGTCCCTCAGAATGCATAGTAACGATTTCTGGATTAAGTCAGTATACGTCTTACGAATGCGAATGTTGCAA ATGTGTAGCGACGAAATTCGTGAATGTGCATATTTGTAATCCACAGATTTGTGTCGAAAGGTGTGTCCTAGAAGCCGGTGTTAATGGTCCCTCAGAGTGCAGAGACGTCTATGTTGGATCTCGTACTTATATTCACGAGTGCTACTGTTGCGATGACAAAGCAAAGTTAACCGCCGGCAATAATGTCGCCGTCGCCTAG